A genomic segment from Lignipirellula cremea encodes:
- a CDS encoding tRNA dihydrouridine synthase encodes MATVPPPALAPLSIGPVYVGFPVVQAALSGYSDCPMRVIARRLGASYTLCEVMLDQFLLSLKGRQRTSHFLYLTDEEHPVAGQLMGAEPEQFAAASTKLVEAGFDVIDINFGCPVKKVLGRCRGGFHLGQPDVALEVIQRTRDATPAHIPVTVKMRRGIDDSAEARDNFFTILEGAFARGVAAVTVHGRTVKQRYIGPSNWNFLREVKQFLGDRIVLGSGDLFSAADCLEMMRQTGVDGVTVARGAIGNPWIFSQARALAAGLPLPDPPSLFEQREIIAEHYSLAEELYGVDRCAVGMRKFGIKYSALHPDFEQVRPDWGKMHGREDLQAVFAKWYSEDRPGQHPDPAIHRGQGECGA; translated from the coding sequence GTGGCGACTGTTCCCCCCCCTGCTCTTGCTCCGCTCTCGATTGGCCCTGTGTACGTCGGGTTTCCCGTCGTTCAGGCGGCTTTGTCGGGTTACAGCGATTGCCCCATGCGGGTCATCGCCCGGCGGCTGGGCGCTTCGTACACGCTGTGCGAAGTGATGCTCGATCAGTTCCTGCTGTCGCTTAAAGGGCGTCAGCGGACGAGTCATTTCTTGTACCTGACCGACGAAGAACATCCGGTCGCCGGCCAGTTGATGGGGGCCGAGCCGGAGCAGTTCGCCGCCGCATCGACAAAGCTGGTGGAAGCCGGCTTTGATGTGATCGATATCAACTTTGGCTGCCCGGTCAAAAAGGTGCTGGGACGCTGCCGCGGCGGCTTCCATTTGGGACAGCCCGATGTCGCCCTGGAAGTCATCCAGCGCACCCGCGACGCCACGCCGGCGCATATCCCGGTCACGGTCAAAATGCGCCGCGGCATTGATGACTCCGCCGAGGCCCGCGATAACTTTTTCACCATCCTGGAAGGCGCCTTTGCCCGCGGAGTGGCCGCCGTGACGGTCCATGGGCGAACCGTCAAACAGCGCTACATTGGCCCCAGCAACTGGAATTTCCTGCGCGAAGTCAAGCAGTTCCTGGGGGATCGCATTGTGCTGGGCAGCGGCGACCTGTTCTCGGCCGCGGATTGCCTGGAAATGATGCGCCAGACAGGCGTCGACGGCGTGACCGTGGCGCGGGGGGCGATTGGCAACCCCTGGATTTTCTCGCAGGCCCGGGCGCTGGCCGCGGGTTTGCCGTTGCCGGATCCGCCGAGCCTGTTTGAGCAGCGGGAGATTATCGCCGAGCACTACTCGCTGGCGGAAGAACTGTATGGCGTGGATCGCTGCGCGGTTGGCATGCGAAAGTTCGGCATCAAGTACTCGGCCCTGCACCCGGATTTTGAACAGGTGCGTCCGGACTGGGGAAAGATGCACGGTCGCGAA
- the ilvB gene encoding biosynthetic-type acetolactate synthase large subunit, which yields MIGADILVKSLVNHGVKLLFAYPGGASMPLHQALTRFSDQIRTILPRHEQGGGFAAQGIARTTGKVGVCMATSGPGATNLVTAIADAKLDSIPLIAITGQVKTPVIGSDAFQETPIVEVCRGITKHHYLVTDVRDLARVMREAFHIATTGRPGPVLVDIPKDVQEDSCEVDWDAPMNLPGYKMEERLAQPEQIRQVAAAIKLAKRPVIYAGGGVIASEASEDLRAFIRKTGIPVAMTVMGLGVFPNADPLSLDMLGMHGSVYSNYAVRDCDLLIALGVRFDDRVTGKLAEFAKKAKIIHIDIDPSELNKNKPAHFPIVSDVKFALAELNKQVEKCENIEPWVKQCAEWKKAHPFKYDEKFDGILQQHAIRTLSQKTADRNTIVGVGVGQHQMWAAQFFQFTSPRTWMSSSGLGTMGFGLPSAMGAQAANPDALVIDIDGDGSFQMNIQELATCYCENLPVKVLLLNNQHLGMVVQWEDRFMKGNRAHTYLGPIHHELASGIQDADDHAYAKERYPDFVQIAKGYGCGAATVSKKSELDAAIEEMINYDGPYVLDVQVPYQEHVLPMIPSGGTVDEIIVE from the coding sequence ATGATTGGCGCCGACATCTTGGTAAAATCGTTGGTAAACCACGGGGTAAAGCTGCTGTTCGCCTATCCCGGCGGCGCCAGCATGCCGTTGCACCAGGCGCTGACGCGTTTTTCCGACCAGATTCGTACGATCCTGCCCCGCCATGAACAGGGCGGCGGTTTCGCCGCGCAAGGTATTGCCCGCACCACCGGCAAGGTGGGCGTCTGCATGGCGACCAGCGGTCCCGGCGCCACGAATCTGGTGACGGCGATTGCCGACGCCAAGCTCGACAGTATCCCGTTGATCGCCATTACCGGCCAGGTGAAAACGCCCGTCATTGGTTCCGATGCGTTCCAGGAGACGCCGATTGTCGAGGTCTGCCGCGGCATTACCAAGCATCATTACCTGGTGACCGACGTTCGCGATCTGGCTCGCGTCATGCGTGAGGCGTTTCATATTGCCACGACGGGCCGCCCGGGTCCGGTGCTGGTCGACATTCCCAAAGACGTGCAGGAAGATTCGTGCGAAGTCGACTGGGACGCGCCGATGAACCTGCCCGGCTACAAAATGGAAGAACGCCTGGCCCAGCCGGAGCAGATTCGCCAGGTGGCGGCCGCGATCAAGCTGGCCAAACGCCCCGTGATCTACGCCGGCGGCGGCGTGATCGCCAGCGAAGCCAGCGAAGATTTGCGGGCCTTTATCCGTAAAACGGGCATTCCCGTGGCGATGACTGTCATGGGGCTGGGAGTCTTCCCCAACGCCGACCCGCTCTCACTCGACATGCTGGGCATGCACGGCAGCGTGTACTCCAACTATGCGGTCCGCGATTGCGACCTGCTGATCGCCCTGGGCGTGCGGTTCGATGACCGCGTGACGGGCAAACTGGCGGAATTCGCCAAGAAGGCGAAGATCATTCATATCGATATTGATCCGTCGGAGCTCAACAAGAACAAGCCGGCCCATTTTCCGATTGTCAGCGATGTGAAGTTCGCCCTGGCAGAACTGAACAAACAGGTCGAAAAGTGCGAAAATATCGAGCCCTGGGTCAAACAGTGCGCCGAATGGAAGAAAGCCCACCCCTTCAAGTACGATGAAAAGTTCGACGGCATCCTGCAGCAGCACGCCATCCGCACGCTGTCCCAGAAAACGGCCGATCGGAACACCATCGTCGGCGTGGGCGTCGGTCAGCATCAAATGTGGGCCGCCCAGTTTTTTCAGTTCACCTCGCCCCGCACCTGGATGTCGAGCTCCGGCCTGGGAACCATGGGCTTTGGTCTGCCTTCAGCGATGGGCGCCCAGGCGGCCAACCCCGACGCCCTGGTGATCGATATCGACGGCGACGGCAGCTTCCAGATGAACATCCAGGAACTGGCGACCTGCTATTGCGAAAACCTGCCGGTGAAAGTGCTGCTGCTCAACAACCAGCACCTGGGCATGGTGGTGCAGTGGGAAGATCGCTTCATGAAGGGGAACCGGGCCCATACCTACCTGGGACCGATTCACCATGAACTGGCCAGCGGCATCCAGGACGCCGACGACCACGCCTACGCGAAGGAACGTTACCCGGACTTTGTGCAGATCGCCAAAGGTTACGGGTGTGGCGCGGCCACCGTCAGCAAAAAGAGCGAGCTGGACGCGGCGATCGAAGAGATGATCAACTACGACGGACCGTACGTTCTGGACGTGCAAGTGCCCTACCAGGAGCACGTGCTGCCGATGATTCCGTCGGGCGGCACCGTCGATGAGATCATCGTCGAATAA
- a CDS encoding class I SAM-dependent methyltransferase, with the protein MTIALILASLVLLVLFGVLTWHALNDFSYLGGAGVRHSYSWGARCYDGKWRSPSYQNAAQTRQLLAPLLEQAGGDPAAVVVDLACGTGRFTRLMLAEEEFRGKIIAVDFAPGMLRELRRVLQEMPPAAQSRVEIQEQDVRQWRPAAESLQAVALLEAAEIIHPLGPTLEAIFVGLQPGGLLLTTVVGNGFGWLFPGRRQARAEFSDWLAEIGFVEIQRHPWRRRYDWLLARKPLPPARSHPP; encoded by the coding sequence ATGACGATCGCCCTGATCCTGGCGTCCCTGGTTCTGCTGGTCCTGTTCGGCGTTCTGACGTGGCATGCGCTCAACGATTTTTCCTACCTGGGGGGAGCGGGCGTACGCCACAGCTACTCCTGGGGAGCTCGTTGTTATGACGGCAAATGGCGATCCCCCAGCTATCAGAACGCGGCCCAGACCCGACAGCTGCTGGCCCCGTTACTGGAGCAGGCCGGCGGCGACCCGGCCGCGGTGGTCGTGGATCTGGCCTGCGGCACGGGCCGCTTTACCCGACTGATGCTGGCTGAAGAAGAATTCCGGGGGAAGATCATCGCGGTCGATTTCGCCCCCGGCATGCTGCGAGAGCTGCGCCGTGTCCTGCAGGAGATGCCGCCCGCCGCACAGTCGCGAGTGGAGATCCAGGAGCAGGACGTTCGCCAGTGGCGCCCTGCCGCCGAATCGCTGCAGGCGGTCGCGTTACTGGAAGCGGCCGAGATTATTCATCCGCTGGGCCCGACGCTGGAAGCGATCTTTGTCGGGCTGCAGCCCGGCGGCCTGCTGCTGACGACAGTCGTCGGCAACGGCTTCGGCTGGCTGTTCCCCGGACGACGCCAGGCCCGGGCCGAGTTCTCCGACTGGCTCGCCGAGATCGGCTTCGTCGAAATCCAGCGTCACCCCTGGCGGCGTCGCTACGACTGGCTGCTCGCCCGCAAACCACTCCCACCGGCTCGCTCCCATCCCCCGTAG
- a CDS encoding protein kinase domain-containing protein: MGSSQPETGNASGSLQATELFDIWRDRTQAGETVDLQTLCAPAPHLADEVRRLIDAWQELFRGLDFLPQAGSFGDFTTSRPERALPEVALETRLVRLEHLADGGLGMIYRAEDAHLRRHVAVKFMQAKCVDDPAARSQFLAEAEVTGRLEHPGVVPVYGVSEHPEHGPFYAMRLIRGPTLEEAIQRFHHPQSQRAAGDHAIALRELLTHFIAVCKTIAYAHNRGVLHCDIKPQNIILGRYGETFVADWGSARMIARGEEERSSGELTLAFGSLESPVGGSSQNTGTLPYMSPEQAAGDAVITRSSDLFSLGATLYVLLTGQTPYDTTVATLLRRQVIHGDYPSVRKRKPDVSHALAKICQKAMALNPAERYASALALADDLNRFLADEPVSCYREPFSRAAGRFVRRHHRAAQVALASLLAIGLLTAVFVGLQSRLARRESQARRAGMIARVELAADSLAYEMDRRLWALDAAARDPRLAAWLEPPEAGEEKQDEAADKHLSLQADSPLNAWLKTTAERYEEELPAYCWFVNAADGVGTQVARYPFLDDQGNRFSSLGQHYSSREYFHGQGANYAPQAGAAPAPLTAPSITRPFRGTHREYVVAFSVPIREGSSGKVLGVIGMAVELGQMTAVGRSFEEGTALAIVYADRLAGTPDDTSAVNQQGLILHHPALQKAIEQHEDPQTSSLLTPHLSPEEYEKITRMAPATAGERLLDGYHDVMGEYDPQYQGDWTVAAAQVVAPMQTRSRGPSGWTVLLQERP, translated from the coding sequence GTGGGATCATCGCAACCGGAAACCGGCAACGCAAGCGGCTCGCTGCAGGCGACGGAACTGTTTGATATCTGGCGGGACCGGACCCAGGCCGGCGAGACCGTCGATCTGCAGACGCTGTGTGCTCCCGCGCCCCATCTTGCGGACGAAGTGCGCCGCCTGATCGATGCCTGGCAGGAGCTGTTTCGCGGCCTCGATTTTCTGCCCCAGGCCGGCAGCTTTGGCGATTTTACCACCTCGCGGCCGGAACGCGCCTTGCCCGAAGTGGCCTTGGAGACCCGCCTGGTTCGCCTGGAGCACCTGGCCGACGGCGGGCTCGGCATGATCTACCGCGCAGAAGACGCCCATCTGCGGCGGCATGTGGCGGTCAAGTTCATGCAGGCGAAATGCGTCGACGACCCGGCCGCCAGAAGCCAGTTCCTGGCCGAAGCCGAAGTGACGGGCCGGCTGGAGCATCCGGGCGTGGTCCCCGTGTACGGCGTGAGCGAACATCCCGAGCATGGCCCCTTTTACGCCATGCGGCTGATTCGCGGGCCGACTCTGGAAGAAGCGATCCAGCGGTTCCATCATCCGCAATCGCAGCGTGCGGCGGGCGACCATGCGATCGCCCTGCGCGAGCTGCTGACGCACTTTATCGCCGTCTGCAAAACGATCGCATACGCGCACAATCGGGGCGTGCTGCACTGTGATATCAAACCGCAGAACATCATCCTGGGGCGATACGGCGAAACGTTCGTCGCCGACTGGGGCTCGGCCCGCATGATCGCCCGCGGCGAAGAAGAGCGTTCCAGCGGCGAACTGACCCTGGCCTTTGGCTCCCTGGAATCGCCCGTCGGCGGGTCCAGCCAGAACACCGGCACCCTGCCCTACATGAGCCCGGAGCAGGCCGCAGGCGACGCTGTGATCACCCGCAGCTCCGACCTGTTCAGTCTGGGAGCAACCCTTTATGTGTTGCTGACCGGCCAAACGCCGTATGACACGACGGTCGCAACGTTGTTGCGGCGTCAGGTGATTCATGGCGACTATCCGTCCGTCCGCAAGCGGAAGCCAGATGTCTCGCACGCATTGGCAAAGATCTGCCAGAAGGCGATGGCCCTTAATCCGGCCGAGCGATATGCGTCGGCCCTGGCGCTGGCGGACGATCTGAACCGCTTCCTGGCCGACGAACCTGTCAGCTGCTATCGCGAGCCGTTCTCCCGGGCGGCGGGTCGCTTTGTGCGACGCCATCATCGGGCGGCGCAAGTAGCGCTGGCGTCCCTGCTGGCGATCGGTCTGCTGACTGCCGTTTTTGTCGGCCTGCAGTCGCGACTGGCCCGGCGGGAAAGCCAGGCCCGACGGGCCGGCATGATTGCCCGCGTGGAGTTGGCTGCCGATTCCCTGGCGTATGAAATGGATCGCCGGTTATGGGCTCTCGATGCGGCCGCCCGAGATCCGCGTCTGGCCGCCTGGCTGGAGCCGCCTGAGGCAGGCGAGGAAAAGCAGGACGAGGCGGCGGACAAGCATCTGTCACTGCAGGCGGACTCGCCCCTCAACGCCTGGTTGAAGACGACGGCGGAGCGTTATGAGGAGGAGTTGCCGGCCTATTGCTGGTTCGTCAATGCGGCCGATGGTGTCGGCACACAGGTCGCACGCTATCCGTTCCTGGACGATCAGGGGAATCGCTTCAGCAGCCTGGGCCAGCACTACAGCTCTCGCGAGTACTTTCATGGGCAAGGGGCCAACTACGCCCCGCAGGCAGGAGCGGCTCCGGCCCCGCTCACGGCTCCCTCGATCACGCGTCCGTTCCGCGGCACGCATCGCGAGTACGTGGTGGCATTTTCGGTTCCCATCCGCGAGGGATCCAGCGGCAAGGTGCTGGGAGTCATCGGCATGGCGGTGGAACTGGGGCAGATGACGGCGGTCGGCAGGTCGTTTGAAGAAGGAACGGCCCTGGCGATCGTGTACGCCGATCGGCTGGCCGGCACGCCGGACGATACCTCGGCCGTGAACCAGCAAGGGCTGATCCTGCATCACCCGGCCCTGCAAAAGGCGATCGAGCAGCACGAGGACCCCCAGACCAGCAGCCTGCTCACGCCGCACCTTTCGCCGGAGGAGTACGAGAAGATCACTCGCATGGCCCCTGCGACCGCCGGCGAGCGTCTCCTCGACGGCTACCACGACGTCATGGGCGAATACGATCCGCAGTACCAGGGCGACTGGACCGTCGCCGCCGCCCAGGTCGTCGCCCCCATGCAAACCCGCTCCCGCGGCCCCAGCGGCTGGACCGTCCTCCTCCAGGAACGGCCCTAG